The following proteins are co-located in the Nonlabens ponticola genome:
- a CDS encoding DUF3467 domain-containing protein: protein MSKERKDHKINIEIDPEVAEGQYSNLAIINHSVSEFVVDFVNIMPGNPKSKIKSRIILTPQHAKRLAMALSDNVQKFEKMHGTIKDYDKPPIPLNFGPTGQA from the coding sequence ATGAGTAAGGAGAGGAAAGATCACAAAATCAACATTGAAATAGATCCAGAGGTTGCAGAAGGTCAATACAGTAATTTGGCCATTATCAATCATTCAGTTTCAGAGTTTGTTGTTGATTTCGTGAATATCATGCCAGGTAATCCAAAAAGTAAAATCAAGTCAAGGATCATATTGACTCCTCAACATGCTAAACGTTTAGCAATGGCGCTGTCTGATAATGTTCAAAAGTTTGAAAAAATGCATGGGACTATTAAGGACTATGATAAACCTCCTATTCCATTAAATTTTGGCCCGACGGGTCAAGCATAA